Below is a window of Streptomyces sp. ITFR-16 DNA.
GGGCAGATCACAGTGCGGAGCGCTTGCCCATTGGGTACGCACTGGGTGTACTGGCGAGTAATATTACGGTCGGAGCGTCGGTCGCCCCGACCGGAAATCGCCCCATCAGGCGCCTATGCTGCGTGCAACAAGGCAGCCCGGAAATGACGATGCAGTAGGAGAGCCGGCGTGAGCTTGAGGATCGTTGTCTGTGTGAAGTACGTGCCCGACGCGACCGGTGACCGGCATTTCGCCGATGACCTGACGTTGGATCGTGAGGATGTCGACGGTCTGTTGTCGGAGCTGGATGAGTATGCGGTCGAGCAGGCGTTGCGGATCGCGGACGCGGCGGATGATGCGGAGGTCACTGTGTTGACGGTGGGTCCGGAGGATGCCAGGGACGCGTTGCGCAAGGCGTTGTCGATGGGTGCGGACAAGGCGGTTCACGTCGAGGACGACGATCTGCATGGTACGGATGTGATCGGGACGTCGTTGGTGCTGGCGAAGGCGGTCGAGGAGACGGGTTATGACCTGGTGATCTCGGGGATGGCGTCGACGGACGGGGCGATGGGTGTGGTTCCGGCGCTGCTCGCGGAGCGGCTGGGGGTGCCGCAGGTGACGCTGCTGTCCGAGGTGTCGGTGGAGGGCGGTGTGGTGCGGGGGCGCCGGGATGGTGACAGTGCGTCGGAGCGGTTGGAGGCGTCGTTGCCGGCGGTGGTGTCGGTGACCGACCAGTCGGGTGAGGCCCGGTATCCGTCGTTCAAGGGGATCATGGCGGCGAAGAAGAAGCCGGTGCGGTCGCTGGATCTGGATGATCTGGGGATCGGGGCGGAGGAGGTCGGTCTGGGCGGTGCGTGGACCGCTGTCGAGTCCGCGGCGGCGCGTCCGGCGCGCACGGCGGGCACGATCGTGAAGGACGAGGGTGAGGGCGGGAAGGCTCTGGCCGAGTTCCTGGCCGGTCAGAAGTTCATCTGAGTTCCGCGCTGCCCGTTTCTTTTCCCGCCCCCCCGCTTACTTCGTACACGCAGGAGATGGAAGTCCCATGGCTGAAGTTCTCGTCTATGTCGATCACGTGGACGGTGCCGTCCGCAAGCCCACGCTGGAGCTGCTGACGCTGGCGCGTCGTATCGGTGAGCCCGTCGCGGTCGCTGTGGGCGGTGGTGCCGCGGACACCGCGGCCGTGCTCGGGGAGCATGGTGCGGTCAGGGTGCTGACCGCGGAGGATTCCGGAGTTCGCGGAGTATCTCGTCGTGCCGAAGGTGGACGCGCTGCAGGCCGCGTACGAGGCGGTGTCGCCGGTGGCGGTGCTGTTGCCTTCTTCGGCGGAGGCCAAGGAGGTCGCGGCGCGTCTCGCGGTGCGGACCGGTTCGGGGATCATCACTGATGCCGTGGACCTGGAGGCGGGTGATGAGGGTCCGGTGGCCACGCAGGCCGTGTTCGCCGCCTCGTACACCACCAGGTCCCGTGTTTCCAGGGGTGTTCCGGTGATCACGGTGAAGCCGAACTCGGCGCCGGTCGAGGCGGCTCCGGCCGCCGGTGCGGTCGAGGCGCTGGTGGTGGCGTTCTCGGCGCAGGCCACCGGTACGAAGGTCGTCTCGCGTACCCCGCGTGAGTCGACGGGGCGTCCGGAGCTGACCGAGGCCGCGATCGTGGTCTCCGGTGGGCGGGGGGTCAACGGTGCGGAGAACTTCGCCGTCATCGAGGCGCTCGCGGACTCGCTGGGTGCGGCGGTGGGTGCCTCGCGTGCGGCGGTCGACGCGGGCTGGTACCCGCACACCAACCAGGTCGGGCAGACGGGTAAGTCGGTCTCGCCGCAGCTGTACATCGCCTCGGGTATCTCCGGCGCGATCCAGCACCGGGCGGGCATGCAGACCTCGAAGACGATCGTCGCGATCAACAAGGACGCCGAGGCCCCGATCTTCGACCTCGTCGACTACGGCGTCGTCGGCGACCTCTTCGACGTCGTCCCCCAGCTCACCGACGAGATCACCACCCGCAAGGGCTGACCCCTCGCGCAGCGCATACGACCAGGCCCGGGGCCGCACGGTGACACCCACCGCGCGGCCCCGCGCCGTTTCCGATCACCATTGACGCAGATACGACAGCCTTATAACTTCACTATACGGATTGTTGATTCCGGGAAGCGGAAACGGCGAGAGTGTGGAGGACGCGGAGATGGGCCAGCAGGAGAAGGTGGCGACGAGCCTCGCCGGAGCGGTCAGCGACGGGATCAGCGCCTCCCTCACGGCGGTGGACGCCGAACTCGCCCGCCGCTACCCGGGCGACCCCGGCACCCGCCAGCCCGTCCACACGGTCTACGTACCGGGCGACGTCTTCACCGCAGGCACCATCCGCGCCTGGGGCGACGAGGCGCTGAAGGCGCTCGACGAGCACGCCCCCGACGCGGCCTCCCTCGCCTCGGTGCTCGGCATCCCGGAGGAGCTCGCCGGGCCCGTCCACGACCGGGTCCGCGCCAAGCTGGAGCGCGAGCCGGTCGAGGACCTGCGCATCGACTTCGAGGACGGCTACGGCCCCCGCTCCGACGCCGAGGAGGACGAGGCCGCCGCCCGCGCCGCCCGGCTGGTCTCCGAGGCATACGCGAACGGCACGGCCGCCCCGTACATGGGCATCCGGATGAAGTGCATGGAAGCCGCCGTCCGGGACCGGGGCATCCGCACCACGGACGTCTTCCTCACGGGCCTCATGGAGGCGGGCGGCCTGCCCGATGGGCTCGTCCTCACCCTGCCCAAGGTGACGTACCCCGAACAGGTCACCGCCTTCGTCCAGCTTCTGGAGGCGTTCGAGAGCGCGCACGGCCTGCGCTCCGGCCGGCTCGGCTTCGAGATCCAGATCGAGACCAGCCAGTCCATCCTCGCCGCGGACGGCACCGCCGCCGTGGCCCGGATGATCGACGCGGCGCGGGGCCGGGCGACCGGTCTGCACTACGGCACCTTCGACTACAGCGCCTGCGTCGGCGTCAGCGCCGCGTACCAGGCGAGCGACCACCCGGCGGCCGACCACGCCAAGGCCGTGATGCAGGTGGCCGCCGCGGGCACCGGCGTCCGCGTCTCCGACGGCTCGACCAACGTCCTGCCCGTCGGCCCCACCCCGCAGGTCCACGACGCCTGGCGGCTGCACTACGGCCTCACACGGCGCGCCCTGGCCCGCGCCTACTACCAGGGCTGGGACATGCACCCGGGTCATCTGCCGACCCGCTACGCGGCCGTCTACACGTTCTACCGCGAGGGACTGGAGCAGGCGGCGGCCCGGCTCGCCGCCTACGTGGCGAAGGCGGGCGGCGACGTGATGGACGAACCCGCCACCGCCAAGGCGCTCAGCGGCTACCTGCTGCGCGGCATCGACTGCGGCGCGCTGGACACCGCCGAGGTGGCCCGGCTGACCGGGCTGACCCGCGCGGACCTCGACGCCTTCGCATCGCCCCGGCGCGGCACCCTGACGGTCACGGCGCCGTAGCCCGTACCCCTCCGCCGCCGCCCGTGCGTCTCGCGCACGGGCGGCGGCGGAGGGGCGGGACGGTTCAGGCGGGGACGCCCTCGCCGGACAGGCTCGTCGGCGGCCCGGTGACCAGGCTCTCCAGCCCGGACCACATCGCGAGGCCCTCGTCCTTGAGCAGCCGGGTGCCCTTCTCGCAGAGCGCCTCGTCGCCCCGGGCCCGCGCGCTGAACTCCTCCGGCGTGTCGCCGAACCACTCGCGCAGCCGCCGCGACTCCGCGAGCAGGTCGGTGAGCAGCCGCCGTTCGCCGGGATGGAGCCGGGGGGCGCCCGTTCCGTCCCGGAGGACGCCGAGCCGGTGCACGTACGCGTGGACGCCGTTCAGCAGTTCGCCGGAGGGCATCTCCATGGGGAAGCGGTCGGCCGGCAGGAACACCCGGTCGTACGCGCCGTCGGGGGTGAAGACGCCCTCGCTGTGGTCGATGATCTCCAACTGCACCGCGTCCAGCCAGGTGACGAACAGCCGGCGCGTGCGGCCCGGCGCGTGGAACGGGGACGCCGAGACGTAGCCGAGCGGGCTGACATGGGCGGAGACCCCGACCTCGACGCCCGTGGCGCGCACCTCGGTCATCGGGATGGTCGAGGAGACGCCCAGCCCGGTCATCTTGTACCGGAGCTGCCCCGGGCAGGCGTTCGAGCCGACCGAGAGCACGGGCACCCGGTCGGCGGTCAGCGGCTCACCGGCGTCCGCGAGCACCTGGTCGAGCGGCATCCGCCGGCCCGCGTCCGCGCTCTCGACCGGCCACCGGTCCAGCCCCTGGTCCGCCTCGGGACACAGCCTCAGATACGTGTCCCCGTGCAGCAGACCCGACTCCGCGGGCCAGGCCCCCGGATAGATCAGCGGCTGCTCGCGCGGCGCTGCGTCGAGGACGAGAGCCTCAAGCGTGCGTTCGTTCACCTGACTTCTGAACCTTTCCCCGGGAAGCGACCCCATGGCGGTGTCGCATGGCGGGTCACAGTACCCAAGTGACGTCAGGACGGGCGCAGTTCGCCCGAACCCCGGGCGATCAGCCGCGTCGGGAGCTTCACCCGGGCCGTGGGGTGGTCGGCCCCGTCCAGGCGCCGGAAGAGGTGCTCGGCGGCGGTACGTCCGACGGCGGCGGCGTCCTGGGAGATGACGGTGATCCCGAGCAGGTCCGCGAGTTCGATGTCGTCGAAGCCGACCAGGGCGACCGGCCGCTCCCGGTCCGCCAGGGCGCGCACCACGGTCACGGTCACCCGGTTGTTGCCGGAGAAGAGCGCCGTGACGGGTTCCGGTCCCGAGAGCATGGTCTCGGCGGCGCGGCGGACCCGCTCGGGCTCCGTGGAGCCGAGGGAGACCCAGGAGTCCTCGACGGTTATCCCCGCGTCGGTCATCGCGGTGTGATAGCCGCGCAGCCGCTCGGTGGCGGTGTGGATGCGCGGCTGGTCCCCGATGAAACCGATCCGGCGGTGGCCGTGGGCGATCAGATGGGCGACGCCCTCCCGGGCGCCGCCGAAGCTGTCCGAGAGCACCATGTCGGCGTCGATGCGTCCCGCCGGGCGGTCCACGAAGACCGTCGCTATGCCCGCCTTGATCTCCGGCTCCAGATAGCGGTGGTCGTCCCCGGCGGGGATCACGATCAGCCCGTCGACCCGCCGGGCGCACAGCGCGAGGACGAGCTCCTGCTCACGGTCCGGGTCCTCGGCGCTGGAGCCGTTGATGAGCAGCGCGCCGTGCGCACGGGCCACCTCCTCCACGGCGCGGCTCAGCGGCCCGTAGAACGGGTCGGCGAGATCCTCCAGCACCAGGCCGATGGAGGCCGTACGGCCCTTGCGGAGCACCCGCGCGCTGTCGTTGCGGCGGAAGCCCAGCGCGTCGATGGCCTCCTGGACCCGGCGCTCGGTGTCGGGCGTGACGCCCGGCTCGCTGTTGACCACGCGCGAGACCGTCTTGAGGCCCACTCCGGCCCGGGCGGCCACATCCTTCATGGTCGGCCGGTTGCCGTAACGGGGCTCGGGATGACGGGTGGTCTCGGCCACGGTGCGCTGTCCTGTCGTCGGGTGCGGGCGGTCCGGCGGGGTCGCGGAGGGTACCGCGGAAGGGGGCCGGAGGCTGTGGCGTCGAGCATAGGCCCTGGACAACGTTGTCAGCTGAATAGAGACTATGCAGACTATTCACTGAAGCCGCAGGTCCCACCCCCTCACCACCCGGAGCCCTCACCGATGCATACCGACCTCGTCGCCGCGCTGGACATCGGCGGCACCAAGATCGCCGGCGCGTTGGTGGACGGTGACGGCCGCCTCGTCGTGCGCGCGCAGCGCCCGACACCGGCCCGCGAGAGCGGCGAGAAGGTCATGGCAGCGGTGGGCGACGTGCTGGCCGAACTGACCGCGTCGCCGCGCTGGGGCCAGGCCTCGGCCGTCGGCATCGGCAGCGCCGGCCCGGTGGACGCCGCCACGGGGACGGTCAGTCCCGTCAACGTGCCCGGCTGGCGGGGCTTCCCGCTGGTGGAGCGGGTCGCAGCGGCGACCGGCGGGCTGCCGGTCGAGCTGGTCGGCGACGGGGTCGCGATCACGGCGGCGGAGCACTGGCTGGGCGCGGCCCGAGGCCACGACAACGCGCTGTGCATGGTCGTGTCGACCGGCGTCGGCGGCGGGCTCGTCCTGGGCGGCGCGCTGCACCCCGGGCCGAGCGGCAACGCGGGCCACATCGGGCACATCAGCGTGGACCTCGACGGCGACCCGTGCCCCTGCGGTGCCCGGGGCTGCGTCGAGCGCATCGCCAGCGGCCCCAACATCGCGCGCCGCGCCCTGGAGGGCGGCTGGCGTCCCGGCCGGGACGGCGACACGTCCGCGGTGGCGGTGGCGGCGGCCGCACGGGCCGGTGACCCGGTCGCCGTCGCCTCCTTCGAGCGCGCCGCGCAGGCACTGGCCGCGGGGATCGCCGCCACCGCCACCCTGGTCGAGATCGACATCGCGGTGATCGGCGGAGGTGTGGCCGGGGCGGGCGACATCCTGTTCGCGCCCCTGCGCACCGCCCTGCGCCGGTACGCCACGCTGTCGTTCGTCCAGCAGCTGACGGTGGTGCCGGCGGTCATGGGTAACGACGCCGGACTGGTGGGCGCGGCGGCGGCCGCCTTCGCCACGCGCGCGGGCGGGGTCGTTCCCGTCTAGCGCCCTGATCGGGCCTGTCCTACGCCTCGGGCGCCTGACCGGTCTCGAAGTGGGAGATCTTCCCGTCCTCCACGGTGAACCGCCAGGCGGTCCGCATCGCTCCCCAGGTGTCGTTGCTGTAGGTGGCGACGAGCGCGCGCCCGCCGTCGGTCTCGGTCTCGATGTCCATGTGCCCGTTCGAGGAGAAGATCTCCTTGTCGGTCCACTCCCGCAGATCGCGGGCCGAGCCGTCGTCGGACATGGTGGCGTCCGGTGTGAGGAGGCCGAAGAAGGCCTCCCGGTCGTTGGCGTTCAGTGCGCCCACGAAGGCGCGCACGACGGGATCGCTGAGCTGTTCCACGGAAAGAGTCATGCCCTACCCGTACACCGCTCGGGCCGCACGGCCCCGGAACCGGGCCGTGCGGCGCGTACGGTGTCGGCCGGCCGGACGACCGGCAGGGGCCGGCCGGCGCGGGTTCAGCAGGTGATGCGCAGGTCCGCCCAGTCCGCGTGGTCGGAGTCGACGCCGTCACCGCCGTCGGTGACCACCAGACGGACGACCCGCGCACCGCTCACATCCGCCGAGAGGGGCTGCGCGGCCATCGCGTTGGTCAGGACCCCGGTGGACGCGGCCTTCGTGCCGTCGGCCCAGATCTCGAAGGCCACGCTCCCCTTGTCGCCCTTCTCGTCGTCCACTCCCACCTGTGCCGTCACGGTGGAGCAGGCCCCGCCCGCGTAGTACTCGACGGTGCTGTCCGCGTGCACGCCCAGCCCCTTCGCGTACACCTGGCCGCCGATCGTGAGGGGCTTGCCGTCGCCCGCCGCGCTCTCGCCGTTGCTGGTGTCCTTCTCGACGGGTCCGTAGCCGTTGGACGCGCTGAGCTGCGGCAGATCGCTCAGCTGGCCGCCGCCCGCCGGCGGGGCCACCACCACATGGGCCCGGAACAGGACGGAGGACCGCACCCGCTCCCCGGCCGGGGAGCGGTACTGGGCCGTGAGGGTCAGGTCGTACGTCCCCGCGGCCGTGCCGGCCGGCGGGGTCACCTGCCAGCGTGTGGTGAGCGCCCGCCCGGTGGGCAGGACCGTCGCGGTGGTCGCGGAACCGGCCTTCACCCGCCAGCCGGACGGGCCGGTGAGGGCGGCCGAGACCCGCACCGCGGAGGTACGCCCCAGATCAGTGACCGAGGTCGTCAGCGGCGCGGTCCGCCCCGCCTCCACCAACGGGCTCCCGGCCACGGCCAGTTCCACGGCCGGCGGATGGGTCGTCGCGTCGCTGTCGGCGGCGACCCGCAGCAGCACGGTCCCGTGGGCCGGGACGGTCGCCGAGAGACCGCCCGCCGTGTTGCGGGTGATGTGCTCCCACAGGTCACGCACGGTGTACGCGGAGGCCTTCGGCAGTCCCGCCGCCCCGGCCGTCGTGGAGATCCGCTGCGCCTCGCCCGTCTCGTTGAACAGTGCCACCGCCCGGCTGCCGTCGCCCATCTCCTTGGCGACGACCCAGCGGCCGCCGTCGGAGGACAGCACGACACCCTGCTTGCCCAGTGGGTCCTGGTCGACGGCGATGACCTCCTCGTTGGAGAGGATGTCGAACGTCTCGGGCGTCGCCCTGCGCAGGTCGGCGCCGATGAGCAGAGGGGCGGCCATTACCGACCACATGGAGAAGTGGGTGCGGTACTCGGTGTCCGTCATCCCGCCGTTCCCGACCTCCAGCATGTCGGGGTCGTTCCAGTGGCCGGGACCCGCGGCCGGGGCGAGCGGCAGATTCTGCTTCATGATCGACAGCATGCTGCCCCAGCTGTCGTTGATGTCGCCCGTCGTGCGCCAGAGGTTGCCCAGTCCGGCGGCCCACTCCCAGGGTTTGTTCTCGCCCCATTCGCAGATGCTGTAGACGATGGGCCGGCCGGTGGCGGCCAGCGCGTCCCGCATCGTCGTGTAGCGCTCCTTCGCGTCCACGCCCTGGTTGTTGCAGTTGTCGTACTTGAGATAGTCGACGCCCCAGTCGGCGAACTGCTGAGCGTCGCTGAACTCATGGCCGAGCGCGCCGGGAAGTCCCACGCTGTCGCAGGTCCTGGTCCCCGCGCTGGTGTAGATACCGAGCTTCAGGCCCTTCGCGTGCACATAGTCCGCGACGGCCTTGATGCCGTCGGGGAAGCGCACCGGGTCGGGCTGCAGTTTGCCGTCGGCATCGCGCTCCGGCTTCGCCCAGCAGTCGTCCAGGTTGACGTACTCGTAGCCCGCGTCCTTGAGCCCCTTCTCGACGAAGATGTCGGCGATGCCCTTGACCATCGATTCGTTGAAATCGGCTCGGCAGTGGGTGGAGTTCCAGTTGTTGAACCCCATCGGGGGAGTGAGGGCGAGTCCGTTTGCGGCCTGTGCTCCGGCTGCCGGCGGCGGTACGGGGGACTGCGCGGCGGCGGGAACGGCGACTCCCGCCGTACAGAGAAGGCCTGCGGCCAGCACTCCGATGACTCTGCGGCGGCTCGTGGAGATGGGATGGCTGGAGAGATGACGCATCGCCGAGTTCCTCCTGGCTCGTTCCGGATCGGGTGGCACCATGCACATGCCAATGTGAGCGATTACGTTAGAGCGTGTTGAAGTGTGTTGGAAGGGGTGCGGTAGCTGCTGCTCGATATCTCGTCAAAACCCTTGACGGCCGCTCTGGTTGGGCGGTGAGATCCAAGAACGCGTTCGGTTGTGTTCGGTCGTACGGCGGATCGGATCTGCCCGGCCGTGCGAACGGACATCGGATGTATCGGCGAAGAGCCGGTCACGGGGGCGGCGGTCGGAGCCGGCTGCCCGGAATCGGGACTCGGGCCCGCGCCGCGAGGGGAATGTCAGTGGCGGGTGCGATCCTGCGTGCATGGACGAGATCATGCGGCGGCGGGTGTACGGCGCCGATCACGACGACCCCGACCCCGGACCCCGCCCGGGGCGCGAGTACCGGGAGCTGGTGGGCGGCCCCCTCGACGGCCTGTTGCTGGACGTGACCGGCTGGACGGAGGTCGCCCTCAAGGACGGCTCCGCGCTGATCACCGAGATCGGCGCCTACGGGGCGGGCGGCCGCGCGGAGTACGGTCCGCGCGCCGACGAGCCCTACAAGTGGGACTGGCGCGGGGACACGCCCTAGGCGGGACGCCCCGTGCCGCTCCCCGGCGTCAGCGCCCCCGGTCCGTGGACTGCTGCGGGACGACCACCAGGAAGGCGTCCTGTTCCAGGTCCATCACGACCTCCGCCGCGAGGCCCTCGCCGCGGCGGGCCGCCGCGAACTCCTCCGCGGGCCAACTGCCCCGCGGACCGCCTGCGGGGAACTGCTCAAGCACGGTGCGACGCATGGTCCACCCCCTGTCGTTCATTCCTGCCGTCCGCTCCAACGAGGCCCGGCCGCCGCCGTTACGGCCGCCGCCCCAGGACGCCTTCCGGCCGCCCCGGTCGCTTCGCGGCCGTGTTCGTGCAACGGCATCGCCTCAGTCGTGTTTTCGCGGCAGGGTGTTGCGGGCAAGCCACAGGGGGCTACGGAAGAGGGGGAACCGTGATCGTCTGGATCAACGGTGCGTTCGGCGCGGGCAAGACCAGCGCCGCGCGTGAACTGATCGATCTGATCCCGAACAGCACCTTCTACGACCCGGAACTGACCGGTGTGGGGCTGCGGAGTCTGCTGCCCCAGAAGAAGCTCGCCGAGGTGACCGACTTCCAGGACCTGCCGATCTGGCGGCGTCTGGTGGTCGACACCTCGGCGGCCCTGCTCGCCGAGGTCGGTGGGGTCCTGGTGGTGCCGATGACGCTGCTGCGACAGGAGTACCGCGACGAGATATTCGGAGGGCTCGCCTCCAGGCGCATTCCGGTGTGCCATGTGCTGCTCTCACCAGAGGAAACGATCCTGCGTCAACGGATCGCCGGCCGCGCGGAATTCCCCGCCGACCCGGAGCGCCCCGAGGAGCCCGGACGGCGGGCCCACGAGCACATCGAGCCCTACCGCTCGGCGCTCGACTGGATCACCGGGGACGCCCACACCGTCGACAACAGCGCGCTCACACCCCGCGAGACCGCCGAGGCCATCGCCGAGGCCGTGCGCAGCGGCGCGGCCCCGGCCTGCGAGATCGTCCAGACCCCCGACCCCACGGCGGAGACCGTCGCTGCGGGGGTGCTGCTCTTCGACGAACACGACCGGGTCCTGCTCGTCGACCCCACCTACAAGCCCGGCTGGGAGTTCCCCGGCGGAGTGGTGGAGGCGGGCGAGGCCCCCGCGCAGGCAGGGATCAGGGAGGTGGCCGAGGAGATAGGGATCCATCTGCCCCAGGTGCCCCGCCTCCTCGTCATCGACTGGGAGGCGCCCGAACCGCCCGGATACGGCGGACTGCGGCTGCTCTTCGACGGCGGGCTGCTGCCCGGCGCGGACGCCGCACGGCTGCTGCTGCCCGGATCCGAACTGCGCGGCTGGCGGTTCGTCACCGAACAGGAGGCGGCCACCCTGCTGCCGCCCACCCGGTACGAACGGCTCCGCTGGGCCCTGCGCGCCCGTGAGCGGTCAGCCGTGCTCAATCTGGAGGCCGGAGTCCCGGTCGGCTGAGGCCCGCATGACGGACGCGGCGTCGGCGGTGAGCGGATCGCCGTGCCCGAAGCAGACCGTGGCCGCCTCCAGCGCGGCCAGCCGGCGGAACGAGGCCACGGCCTGCGCGCGGTCGATGTTGAAGACGCCCAGCATCACCTGTTCCACCGAAGCGACGCAGTCCCCGGTGAACAGCACCCCGTGGTCCGGCAGATGGATTCCGATGGACCCCGGGGTGTGGCCGGGGGAGTGGACGACCCGCGCCCCGCCGCCGAAGGGCAGCACCATCCCGTCGGACAGCTCGGTGTCGACCCGGGTCGGCGGGGCCACCGGCACGGTCAGCCCGTGCGCGTACAGCGGGCGCTCCCAGTCGAGCAGGACCGGTTCGCCGATCTCCTCCTCGCCCCGGATCACCGGTGCGTCGAGCCGGTGCGCCAGGATCCGCGCGCCGTGGCGGTCGGCGAGCTCCTGGGCGGCGCCGTAGTGGTCGCGATGGCCGTGGGTGATCACGATCCGGGCGATCCGGCCGGGGTCGTGGC
It encodes the following:
- a CDS encoding NPCBM/NEW2 domain-containing protein; translated protein: MRHLSSHPISTSRRRVIGVLAAGLLCTAGVAVPAAAQSPVPPPAAGAQAANGLALTPPMGFNNWNSTHCRADFNESMVKGIADIFVEKGLKDAGYEYVNLDDCWAKPERDADGKLQPDPVRFPDGIKAVADYVHAKGLKLGIYTSAGTRTCDSVGLPGALGHEFSDAQQFADWGVDYLKYDNCNNQGVDAKERYTTMRDALAATGRPIVYSICEWGENKPWEWAAGLGNLWRTTGDINDSWGSMLSIMKQNLPLAPAAGPGHWNDPDMLEVGNGGMTDTEYRTHFSMWSVMAAPLLIGADLRRATPETFDILSNEEVIAVDQDPLGKQGVVLSSDGGRWVVAKEMGDGSRAVALFNETGEAQRISTTAGAAGLPKASAYTVRDLWEHITRNTAGGLSATVPAHGTVLLRVAADSDATTHPPAVELAVAGSPLVEAGRTAPLTTSVTDLGRTSAVRVSAALTGPSGWRVKAGSATTATVLPTGRALTTRWQVTPPAGTAAGTYDLTLTAQYRSPAGERVRSSVLFRAHVVVAPPAGGGQLSDLPQLSASNGYGPVEKDTSNGESAAGDGKPLTIGGQVYAKGLGVHADSTVEYYAGGACSTVTAQVGVDDEKGDKGSVAFEIWADGTKAASTGVLTNAMAAQPLSADVSGARVVRLVVTDGGDGVDSDHADWADLRITC
- a CDS encoding LacI family DNA-binding transcriptional regulator, whose amino-acid sequence is MAETTRHPEPRYGNRPTMKDVAARAGVGLKTVSRVVNSEPGVTPDTERRVQEAIDALGFRRNDSARVLRKGRTASIGLVLEDLADPFYGPLSRAVEEVARAHGALLINGSSAEDPDREQELVLALCARRVDGLIVIPAGDDHRYLEPEIKAGIATVFVDRPAGRIDADMVLSDSFGGAREGVAHLIAHGHRRIGFIGDQPRIHTATERLRGYHTAMTDAGITVEDSWVSLGSTEPERVRRAAETMLSGPEPVTALFSGNNRVTVTVVRALADRERPVALVGFDDIELADLLGITVISQDAAAVGRTAAEHLFRRLDGADHPTARVKLPTRLIARGSGELRPS
- a CDS encoding nuclear transport factor 2 family protein, translated to MTLSVEQLSDPVVRAFVGALNANDREAFFGLLTPDATMSDDGSARDLREWTDKEIFSSNGHMDIETETDGGRALVATYSNDTWGAMRTAWRFTVEDGKISHFETGQAPEA
- a CDS encoding MBL fold metallo-hydrolase; the encoded protein is MDLVEVLPQLHMFRFAIGQAYLWRDGEELTLIDAGDIHAAAAVEDAVRGLGHDPGRIARIVITHGHRDHYGAAQELADRHGARILAHRLDAPVIRGEEEIGEPVLLDWERPLYAHGLTVPVAPPTRVDTELSDGMVLPFGGGARVVHSPGHTPGSIGIHLPDHGVLFTGDCVASVEQVMLGVFNIDRAQAVASFRRLAALEAATVCFGHGDPLTADAASVMRASADRDSGLQIEHG
- a CDS encoding DUF6986 family protein; the protein is MGQQEKVATSLAGAVSDGISASLTAVDAELARRYPGDPGTRQPVHTVYVPGDVFTAGTIRAWGDEALKALDEHAPDAASLASVLGIPEELAGPVHDRVRAKLEREPVEDLRIDFEDGYGPRSDAEEDEAAARAARLVSEAYANGTAAPYMGIRMKCMEAAVRDRGIRTTDVFLTGLMEAGGLPDGLVLTLPKVTYPEQVTAFVQLLEAFESAHGLRSGRLGFEIQIETSQSILAADGTAAVARMIDAARGRATGLHYGTFDYSACVGVSAAYQASDHPAADHAKAVMQVAAAGTGVRVSDGSTNVLPVGPTPQVHDAWRLHYGLTRRALARAYYQGWDMHPGHLPTRYAAVYTFYREGLEQAAARLAAYVAKAGGDVMDEPATAKALSGYLLRGIDCGALDTAEVARLTGLTRADLDAFASPRRGTLTVTAP
- a CDS encoding NUDIX domain-containing protein, whose amino-acid sequence is MIVWINGAFGAGKTSAARELIDLIPNSTFYDPELTGVGLRSLLPQKKLAEVTDFQDLPIWRRLVVDTSAALLAEVGGVLVVPMTLLRQEYRDEIFGGLASRRIPVCHVLLSPEETILRQRIAGRAEFPADPERPEEPGRRAHEHIEPYRSALDWITGDAHTVDNSALTPRETAEAIAEAVRSGAAPACEIVQTPDPTAETVAAGVLLFDEHDRVLLVDPTYKPGWEFPGGVVEAGEAPAQAGIREVAEEIGIHLPQVPRLLVIDWEAPEPPGYGGLRLLFDGGLLPGADAARLLLPGSELRGWRFVTEQEAATLLPPTRYERLRWALRARERSAVLNLEAGVPVG
- a CDS encoding electron transfer flavoprotein subunit beta/FixA family protein translates to MSLRIVVCVKYVPDATGDRHFADDLTLDREDVDGLLSELDEYAVEQALRIADAADDAEVTVLTVGPEDARDALRKALSMGADKAVHVEDDDLHGTDVIGTSLVLAKAVEETGYDLVISGMASTDGAMGVVPALLAERLGVPQVTLLSEVSVEGGVVRGRRDGDSASERLEASLPAVVSVTDQSGEARYPSFKGIMAAKKKPVRSLDLDDLGIGAEEVGLGGAWTAVESAAARPARTAGTIVKDEGEGGKALAEFLAGQKFI
- a CDS encoding ROK family protein, which encodes MHTDLVAALDIGGTKIAGALVDGDGRLVVRAQRPTPARESGEKVMAAVGDVLAELTASPRWGQASAVGIGSAGPVDAATGTVSPVNVPGWRGFPLVERVAAATGGLPVELVGDGVAITAAEHWLGAARGHDNALCMVVSTGVGGGLVLGGALHPGPSGNAGHIGHISVDLDGDPCPCGARGCVERIASGPNIARRALEGGWRPGRDGDTSAVAVAAAARAGDPVAVASFERAAQALAAGIAATATLVEIDIAVIGGGVAGAGDILFAPLRTALRRYATLSFVQQLTVVPAVMGNDAGLVGAAAAAFATRAGGVVPV